The following proteins come from a genomic window of Aquimarina sp. MAR_2010_214:
- the vgrG gene encoding type VI secretion system tip protein VgrG codes for MAEGSVIQTSKSADLVTHKLLVSGEELSKKYQVKTITVEKEVNRIPTATIVLMDGEPSKQDFELSNEELLIPGTEIEVTAGYHSDEETIFKGIVIKHNIKVRTNGSYLILECKDEAVKLTIGRKSKYFYESKDSEIIEEIIDTYGIDKEVEDTNYEHKELVQYNVSDWDFMVSRAQANGKLCFVDDGKLSVKKPDFSSEEIETVTFGGTMLNFDAEIDARHQIDKVTSYSWNYADQELLEIEAVDPAVSLNGNLEPSDLASVVALENLELRHGGALSTTELQDWSDAKWMFQQLSKIRGRVQFQGIPAVKPGTILNLQGVGDRFNGKVYITGISHHISEGNWTVDAQFGINPKWFSETYDINSMPASGLLSGICGLQVGIVSQLEEDPDGEDRILVQLPIVNNEEQGIWCRVASLDAGENRGSFFRPEITDEVIVGFINDDPNDAVVLGMLHSSAKPAPITASDDNHEKGFITRSEMKILFDDDKTSISIETPAGKKVVLDEDAGSIVIEDDNSNIITIDDSGIAIESASDINMTASGDVNIEGTNVNITANAQFKAEGSAGVEMSSSATATLKGSLVQIN; via the coding sequence ATGGCAGAAGGTAGTGTAATACAAACATCAAAAAGCGCGGATTTAGTTACCCATAAGCTACTGGTTAGTGGAGAAGAACTGTCCAAGAAGTATCAGGTAAAAACGATTACTGTAGAAAAAGAAGTGAATAGAATTCCTACTGCTACAATTGTACTGATGGATGGAGAGCCTTCAAAACAAGATTTTGAACTAAGTAATGAAGAGCTATTAATACCAGGAACAGAAATTGAAGTTACAGCAGGATATCATTCAGATGAAGAGACTATTTTCAAAGGTATTGTAATCAAACACAACATTAAAGTCAGAACCAATGGATCCTATCTCATTCTGGAGTGCAAAGATGAAGCAGTTAAACTTACTATAGGTAGAAAGAGTAAATATTTCTACGAAAGCAAAGACAGCGAAATCATCGAGGAAATTATTGATACGTATGGAATTGATAAGGAAGTAGAAGATACCAATTATGAACATAAAGAATTGGTGCAGTACAATGTTTCTGATTGGGATTTTATGGTAAGTAGAGCACAAGCTAACGGAAAACTTTGTTTTGTAGATGATGGCAAGTTAAGTGTTAAGAAACCAGACTTTAGTTCAGAAGAAATAGAAACGGTGACTTTTGGAGGAACTATGCTGAATTTTGATGCAGAAATAGATGCCAGACACCAAATAGATAAGGTAACATCCTATAGCTGGAACTATGCTGATCAGGAATTGTTAGAAATAGAGGCAGTCGATCCAGCAGTATCATTAAATGGAAATCTGGAACCATCTGACTTGGCTTCAGTAGTAGCGTTAGAAAACTTAGAATTAAGACACGGAGGGGCACTTTCTACAACAGAATTACAAGATTGGAGTGATGCTAAATGGATGTTCCAACAATTATCTAAAATTAGAGGTCGGGTACAGTTTCAAGGAATTCCAGCGGTAAAACCAGGAACAATTCTGAACCTGCAAGGAGTAGGTGACCGTTTTAATGGTAAAGTTTATATCACAGGAATAAGCCATCATATTTCCGAAGGAAACTGGACGGTAGATGCGCAGTTTGGAATTAACCCAAAATGGTTTTCAGAAACGTATGATATCAATTCAATGCCAGCATCGGGGTTATTATCAGGGATCTGTGGATTGCAGGTAGGGATAGTAAGTCAATTAGAAGAAGATCCTGACGGAGAAGATAGAATCTTAGTACAATTGCCAATTGTAAATAACGAAGAACAAGGAATTTGGTGTCGTGTAGCATCATTAGATGCCGGAGAAAATAGAGGATCCTTTTTCAGGCCAGAAATTACAGACGAGGTAATTGTTGGATTTATCAATGATGATCCTAATGATGCGGTAGTTCTGGGAATGTTACATAGTAGTGCTAAGCCAGCACCTATAACCGCAAGTGATGATAATCACGAAAAAGGATTCATTACCAGAAGCGAAATGAAAATTCTTTTTGATGATGATAAAACATCCATATCTATTGAAACACCCGCAGGGAAAAAAGTGGTTTTGGATGAAGATGCAGGATCTATAGTGATAGAAGATGACAACTCCAATATCATTACCATAGACGATTCTGGAATAGCAATAGAAAGTGCGAGTGATATTAATATGACTGCCTCTGGAGATGTCAACATCGAAGGGACCAATGTAAATATTACCGCTAATGCACAATTCAAAGCAGAAGGATCAGCAGGAGTAGAAATGTCATCAAGCGCAACAGCAACTTTAAAAGGATCTTTAGTACAAATAAATTAA
- a CDS encoding PAAR domain-containing protein codes for MPPAARITDMHTCPMVTGVVPHVGGPILPAGEPTVLIGGLPAARVGDMATCVGPPDTIIMGSGTVLIGGMPAARMGDTTSHGGVIVLGLPTVLIGG; via the coding sequence ATGCCACCAGCAGCAAGAATAACAGATATGCATACCTGTCCAATGGTTACAGGAGTCGTTCCTCACGTTGGAGGACCAATATTACCAGCAGGAGAACCGACAGTACTTATTGGAGGATTACCCGCAGCAAGAGTTGGTGATATGGCAACCTGTGTGGGCCCACCCGATACTATAATTATGGGATCAGGCACAGTATTGATTGGAGGAATGCCTGCAGCTCGTATGGGAGATACTACATCACATGGAGGGGTAATAGTATTGGGATTACCTACAGTATTAATAGGAGGATAA
- a CDS encoding GPW/gp25 family protein, whose protein sequence is MDTNASFLGTGWGFPPEFNKKTEGKGEVVMLSDEIDIKSSLEILLSTRLGERIMVPNYGCNLDELLFKPLNLTLKTFVKELIKNAILYYEPRIDAEKIQIDQTNELDGELLIIIDYRVRVTNARNNLVFPFYKQEGTNI, encoded by the coding sequence ATGGATACAAACGCATCATTTTTAGGAACAGGTTGGGGCTTTCCGCCAGAGTTCAATAAAAAAACAGAAGGAAAGGGAGAAGTAGTCATGTTATCTGATGAAATAGATATAAAAAGTAGTCTGGAGATTTTACTATCCACCCGTTTAGGAGAACGAATTATGGTTCCCAATTATGGCTGTAATCTGGATGAATTATTGTTTAAACCCTTAAACCTGACATTAAAAACTTTTGTCAAAGAATTGATCAAAAATGCGATCCTGTATTATGAACCCAGAATTGATGCAGAAAAAATACAGATAGATCAAACCAATGAATTAGATGGAGAACTATTGATCATTATTGATTACAGAGTTCGAGTGACCAATGCGAGAAACAATCTGGTATTCCCATTTTATAAACAAGAAGGAACGAATATTTAA